Proteins encoded in a region of the Drosophila busckii strain San Diego stock center, stock number 13000-0081.31 chromosome 2L, ASM1175060v1, whole genome shotgun sequence genome:
- the LOC108608232 gene encoding uncharacterized protein LOC108608232: protein MHKQRLLLGLILWCLSVPSYTLRIPEDLESGAINALRSERARSVKPCGQSEDSDANATDDYDVCPPSKYRQPTAECNNVSHRKWGARGDVFQRLLQADYADGVSQPRSSKGTHALPDAELIVEQLQRHVQSELRHDHITAMLPAWGQLLANDLYEVAQLPIDGKCCQREANIKDPSELQQCFVRAGDDCKEYKRSAPGFDSEVCQKHVREQMNVASAYIDGSGLYGSTRHEFDQLRTYISGGVKVESCRHCQEAGATGALHRALLQQHNNIGEQLAHMNPDWSEEDVFLEVRRIITATIQHITYNEFLPLVLGQETTAKESLRLTAEKHSSNYSSSIRAGIYNEFATSAMPAFWSMYPPEMLSEKRSADELLSIAALQKSLVPSQTNDEGWSELALAVHRGRDHGIASYVHALDICERRYAQNAGVNVTFDNLAQLSKIPEEHVTNLRDIYQNADDIDLLVGALLEDAAVGAIFGPTITCLLTQQFELLKQTDRFWYENEIPPSSFSLEQLKSIRQTTLSGLLCGSNQVSTAQSKAFIREDNYLNSILDCSQLPKFELRPWKINAEEQIELEHVEVEPDTKEAMKELSPELIEAAVERAKQELQERKRFEYEVWREQGGISARSPDGTAASFSKANMAALQLANSSLIFELASNEILKSLNTITRRKRQIFNPNQHPFNRNELTDSLSTVDISALIGGSSDDIDHCPDPQTACDANTPFRTISGRCNNLRNPNWGKALTTFSRLLPAQYEDGISAPRVTGVTGSPLPNPRTISTTIHPDISNLHTRYSLMTMQFAQFVDHDLTLTPIHKGFHESIPSCRSCNSRQTVHPECNPFPVPSGDFFYPEVNVTSGERLCFPSMRSLPGQQTLGPRDQVNQNTHFLDGSMIYGETNCLSNKLRGFSGRLNSTVHPIRGKELLPQTATHPECKSRNGLCFYAGDDRASEQPGLTAIHTTFLREHNRIVEGLRGVNPHWNGDQLFHHARRIVSAQIQHVVFNEFLPRILSWNAVNLYGLKLLPQGYYKDYNPSCSPIVFNEFAAAAFRIGHSLLRPHIPRLSIQHQPVDPPLLLRDGFFRMDVMLQPGITDEIMRGLVATPMETLDQFITGEVTNHLFEDRKIPFSGIDLIALNVQRARDHGVPSYNNYRALCNLKRATTWNDLSREIPTEVISRFQKVYASVDDIDLFPGAMTERPLQGGLVGPTLACIIGIQFRQLRKCDRFWYENQNPEVKFTEAQLAEIRKVTLAKIACENLEVPGDMQRAAFDLPSNFLNPRVPCQSMPQIDLNAWRENVQGCQIGSRNVRVGESAFPSPCTSCVCTAEGAQCASLRITDCGQLIRQWPKDAILRDEVCNSQCGIYLTGQQAAGFSPQQRAGQSQPRVTRSRNQNLFKFPDLTPFIASL, encoded by the exons ATGCATAAGCAACGTTTGCTTCTAGGTTTAATTCTATG GTGCCTTAGCGTTCCCAGCTATACGCTACGCATACCGGAGGATCTCGAGAGTGGCGCCATCAATGCGCTGCGCTCGGAACGTGCGCGCTCTGTCAAGCCTTGCGGCCAAAGCGAGGACAGCGATGCCAACGCCACCGATGACTATGATGTCTGCCCGCCGAGCAAGTATCGCCAGCCCACAGCTGAGTGCAACAATGTGTCGCATCGCAAGTGGGGCGCCCGTGGTGATGTGTTCCAGCGTCTGCTGCAAGCCGACTACGCGGATGGTGTAAGCCAGCCGCGCAGCTCTAAGGGCACACACGCCTTGCCCGATGCTGAGCTTAttgtggagcagctgcagcgccatgTGCAGAGCGAGCTGCGTCACGATCACATAACTGCTATGCTGCCTGCCTGGGGACAACTGCTAGCCAACGATCTGTACGAGGTGGCGCAGCTGCCCATTGACGGCAAGTGCTGCCAACGCGAGGCCAATATCAAGGATCCCAGTGAGCTTCAGCAGTGCTTTGTGCGCGCTGGAGATGATTGCAAGGAATACAAGCGGTCCGCGCCAGGCTTTGACAGCGAAGTCTGCCAGAAAC acGTGCGCGAGCAGATGAACGTTGCCTCGGCTTACATTGACGGTTCAGGCTTGTATGGCTCGACACGCCATGAGTTCGATCAGCTGCGTACCTACATCAGCGGTGGCGTCAAGGTGGAATCCTGTCGTCATTGCCAAGAGGCTGGCGCTACCGGTGCACTGCATCGTGCGCTGTTGCAACAGCATAACAACATTGGCGAGCAGCTTGCGCATATGAATCCAGACTGGTCCGAGGAGGATGTCTTCTTGGAGGTCAGACGCATCATTACCGCCACCATACAGCACATCACCTACAACGAATTCTTGCCATTGGTGCTGGGTCAGGAGACAACCGCCAAAGAGAGCCTCAGACTGACTGCCGAGAAGCACTCGTCGAACTATTCCAGCTCCATACGCGCGGGCATCTACAATGAGTTTGCCACCAGCGCCATGCCAGCCTTCTGGAGCATGTACCCACCTGAGATGCTATCCGAGAAACGTTCCGCCGACGAGCTGCTGTCAATTGCAGCGCTGCAAAAGTCGCTGGTGCCCAGCCAGACGAATGACGAGGGCTGGTCCGAGCTCGCGTTAGCAGTGCATCGTGGTCGTGATCATGGCATTGCCTCCTATGTGCATGCGCTGGACATTTGCGAGCGTCGCTATGCGCAGAACGCTGGCGTCAATGTGACCTTTGACAATCTGGCGCAGCTTTCCAAAATACCCGAGGAGCATGTAACCAATTTGCGTGACATTTACCA AAACGCTGATGATATTGATCTGCTCGTGGGCGCCTTGCTAGAGGATGCTGCTGTGGGTGCTATCTTTGGTCCCACTATTACCTGCCTGCTGACGCAGCAGTTCGAGCTGCTTAAGCAAACCGATCGCTTCTGGTATGAGAACGAGATTCCACCCTCCTCCTTCAGTCTTGAGCAGCTGAAGAGCATTCGCCAGACCACACTCTCCGGCCTGCTCTGCGGCTCCAACCAAGTGTCGACAGCGCAGTCCAAGGCTTTTATTCGTGAGGACAACTATCT caattCTATTTTGGACTGCTCTCAACTGCCAAAGTTCGAGCTGCGCCCTTGGAAGATCAATGCTGAGGAACAAATCGAACTGGAGCATGTTGAGGTTGAGCCTGACACCAAGGAAGCTATGAAAGAACTGAGCCCTGAACTTATTGAGGCTGCTGTAGAGCGCGCCAAGCAGGAACTGCAGGAGCGCAAGCGTTTCGAGTACGAAGTGTGGAGGGAGC AGGGCGGCATTAGCGCGCGTTCTCCTGACGGCACTGCTGCCTCTTTCAGCAAAGCCAACATGGCTGCCTTGCAGCTGGCCAACTCTTCGCTCATCTTCGAGCTGGCCTCCAATGAAATACTCAAATCACTGAACACCATTACACGTCGCAAGCGTCAGATCTTCAATCCCAATCAGCATCCTTTCAATCGCAATGAGCTCACCGATTCGCTTTCTACAGTGGACATTAGCGCACTGATTGGCGGCAGCTCTGACGATATTGATCATTGCCCAGATCCACAGACGGCCTGCGATGCCAACACACCTTTCCGCACAATTTCGGGACGTTGCAACAATCTGCGCAATCCCAACTGGGGCAAGGCGCTCACAACATTCTCGCGTCTGCTGCCAGCTCAGTATGAGGATGGCATTTCAGCTCCAAGAGTGACAGGTGTGACAGGCTCACCATTGCCCAATCCCCGCACCATCTCGACCACCATACATCCAGATATATCCAATCTGCATACACGCTACTCATTGATGACGATGCAGTTTGCACAGTTCGTGGATCACGACTTGACGCTAACGCCCATACACAAGGGTTTCCATGAATCCATACCCAGCTGTCGTTCCTGCAACTCGCGCCAGACCGTGCATCCCGAGTGCAATCCCTTCCCCGTGCCCAGCGGTGACTTCTTCTATCCCGAGGTGAATGTGACCAGCGGCGAGCGTCTGTGCTTCCCCTCAATGAGATCGCTGCCTGGCCAACAGACGCTGGGTCCACGTGATCAGGTCAATCAGAACACTCACTTCCTGGATGGCTCTATGATCTATGGCGAGACCAATTGCTTGTCCAACAAACTGCGCGGCTTCTCTGGCCGCCTCAACAGCACCGTCCATCCCATACGCGGCAAGGAGCTGCTGCCCCAGACTGCCACACATCCCGAGTGCAAGTCTCGCAACGGTCTCTGCTTCTATGCGGGCGATGATCGTGCCTCCGAGCAGCCAGGTCTGACTGCCATCCACACCACTTTCCTGCGCGAGCACAATCGCATTGTTGAGGGTCTGCGTGGCGTCAATCCCCACTGGAATGGCGATCAGCTTTTCCATCATGCGCGTCGCATTGTCAGCGCTCAGATTCAGCATGTGGTCTTCAACGAGTTCTTGCCACGCATTCTCAGCTGGAATGCTGTCAATCTCTATGGcctcaagctgctgccacaaggCTACTACAAGGACTACAATCCATCTTGCAGTCCCATTGTGTTCAACGaatttgccgccgccgccttccGCATTGGCCACTCGCTGCTGCGTCCACACATTCCACGCCTGAGTATTCAGCATCAGCCCGTGGATCCaccactgctgctgcgcgaTGGCTTCTTCCGCATGGATGTCATGTTGCAGCCTGGCATCACAGATGAGATCATGCGTGGTCTGGTGGCCACACCTATGGAAACCTTGGATCAGTTCATCACCGGCGAGGTGACCAATCATTTGTTCGAAGATCGCAAGATTCCCTTCTCTGGCATTGATCTGATTGCTCTCAATGTGCAGCGTG CTCGTGATCATGGCGTGCCCTCTTATAATAACTATCGTGCTCTCTGCAACTTGAAACGTGCCACTACCTGGAACGATCTGAGCCGTGAAATACCCACCGAAGTTATTAGTCGCTTCCAGAAGGTTTATGCCAGCGTTGACGACATTGATCTGTTCCCTGGTGCCATGACAGAGCGTCCACTGCAGGGCGGTCTCGTTGGTCCCACACTTGCCTGCATTATTGGCATTCAGTTCAGACAGCTACGCAAATGCGATCGCTTCTGGTATGAGAATCAGAATCCTGAAGTCAAATTCACCGAAGCTCAGCTGGCTGAGATACGTAAGGTTACGCTGGCCAAGATTGCTTGCGAGAATCTGGAGGTGCCCGGAGATATGCAGCGTGCAGCTTTTGATTTGCCCAGCAACTTCCT CAATCCACGTGTGCCCTGCCAGTCGATGCCCCAAATCGATTTGAATGCCTGGCGCGAGAATGTGCAAGGCTGTCAGATTGGCAGCCGCAATGTGCGTGTGGGCGAATCTGCTTTCCCATCACCCTGCACCAGCTGCGTTTGCACCGCTGAAGGC GCTCAATGCGCCTCGCTGCGCATCACCGATTGTGGTCAGCTTATTCGCCAGTGGCCCAAGGATGCCATTCTACGCGATGAGGTGTGCAACTCACAGTGCGGCATCTACTTGACTGGTCAACAGGCAGCCGGCTTTAGTCCTCAGCAGCGTGCGGGTCAGAGCCAGCCACGTGTAACGCGTTCCCGCAATCAGAATCTCTTCAAGTTCCCCGACTTGACGCCGTTCATTGCGTCGTTGTAA